Proteins from one Streptococcus mitis B6 genomic window:
- a CDS encoding transketolase, with product MILSENREDELRKFATKIRLNTLRTLNHLGFGHYGGSLSIVEVLAVLYGEIMPMTPEIFASRDRDYFVLSKGHAGPALYSTLYLNGFFDKEFLYSLNTNGTKLPSHPDRNLTPGIDMTTGSLGQGISVATGLAYGQKIRKSPFYTYAIVGDGELNEGQCWEAIQFASHQQLSNLMVFVDDNKKQLDGFTKDICNPGDFVEKFSAFGFESIRVNGSDIREIYEGIIQLKQSNNSSPKCIVLDTIKGQGVRELEEMKSNHHLRPTVEERQMLTSVVERLSQELEETE from the coding sequence ATGATTTTAAGTGAAAATAGAGAAGATGAGTTAAGAAAATTTGCAACAAAAATCCGATTAAATACTCTTAGAACATTGAATCATCTTGGATTTGGCCATTATGGAGGAAGTCTGTCTATAGTAGAAGTTTTAGCAGTGCTTTATGGTGAAATAATGCCGATGACTCCAGAAATATTTGCATCACGAGATAGGGATTATTTTGTTTTATCCAAGGGACATGCTGGACCAGCTTTGTATAGCACACTCTATTTGAATGGTTTCTTTGACAAAGAATTCTTATATTCTTTAAATACAAATGGAACCAAATTACCGTCTCATCCTGATAGAAATCTAACGCCGGGCATAGATATGACAACTGGCTCTTTAGGACAGGGAATTAGTGTTGCAACCGGACTTGCATATGGTCAGAAAATAAGAAAAAGTCCCTTTTATACCTATGCTATTGTTGGGGATGGTGAGTTAAATGAGGGACAATGTTGGGAGGCTATACAGTTTGCTTCTCATCAACAGTTATCTAATTTAATGGTATTTGTAGACGATAACAAAAAACAATTAGATGGTTTTACAAAGGATATTTGTAATCCAGGTGATTTTGTAGAAAAATTCTCAGCATTTGGATTTGAATCCATTAGGGTCAATGGTTCAGATATTAGAGAAATTTATGAAGGGATTATCCAATTAAAACAGTCAAATAATTCATCCCCTAAGTGTATTGTATTAGACACTATTAAAGGTCAAGGAGTTCGAGAGCTGGAAGAAATGAAATCCAATCATCATCTTCGCCCTACTGTAGAGGAGAGACAAATGTTAACTTCAGTTGTAGAAAGATTAAGTCAGGAATTGGAGGAAACAGAATGA
- a CDS encoding metal-sulfur cluster assembly factor — protein sequence MREDIKINDRALALQDQIIEKLEKVFDTDVELDVYNLGLIYEINLDETGICKIVMTFTDTACDCAESLPIEIVAGLKQIDGIEDVKVEVTWSPAWKITRISRYGRIALGLPPR from the coding sequence ATGAGAGAGGATATCAAAATCAATGACCGTGCTTTGGCCTTACAAGATCAAATTATCGAAAAACTAGAGAAGGTTTTTGATACAGATGTAGAATTGGATGTTTACAATCTAGGGCTGATTTATGAAATTAATCTAGACGAAACGGGGATCTGTAAGATTGTCATGACCTTCACCGATACTGCCTGCGATTGCGCCGAAAGTTTGCCTATCGAAATCGTCGCAGGTCTAAAACAAATCGATGGTATCGAAGATGTCAAGGTTGAAGTCACCTGGTCACCTGCTTGGAAAATCACACGAATCAGTCGCTACGGTCGTATTGCCCTTGGACTGCCACCTCGTTAA
- a CDS encoding PTS ascorbate transporter subunit IIC — translation MMKFILDIVSTPAILVALIAILGLVLQKKKLPDIIKGGIKTFVGFLVVSGGAGIVQNSLNPFGTMFEHAFHLSGVVPNNEAIVAVALTTYGSATAMIMFAGMVFNILIARFTRFKYIFLTGHHTLYMACMIAVILSVAGFTSLPLILLGGLALGIIMSVSPAFVQKYMVQLTGNDKVALGHFSSLGYWLSGFTGSLIGDKSKSTEDIKFPKSLAFLRDSTVSITLSMAIIYIIVAIFAGSEYIEKEISSGTSGLVYALQLAGQFAAGVFVILAGVRLILGEIVPAFKGISERLVPNSKPALDCPIVYTYAPNAVLIGFISSFVGGLVSMAIMIASGTVVILPGVVPHFFCGATAGVIGNASGGVRGATIGAFLQGILISFLPVFLMPVLGGLGFQGSTFSDADFGLSGIILGMLNQFGSQAGIVIGLVLILAVMFGVSFIKKPSAKEE, via the coding sequence ATGATGAAGTTCATATTGGATATTGTTAGTACACCAGCTATTTTAGTAGCTTTAATTGCAATCTTAGGATTAGTTCTTCAGAAGAAGAAATTACCTGATATTATTAAAGGCGGAATTAAGACCTTTGTTGGTTTCTTAGTTGTATCTGGTGGTGCAGGAATTGTACAAAATTCTTTGAATCCATTTGGTACCATGTTTGAACATGCTTTTCATTTATCTGGAGTTGTACCGAATAATGAAGCAATTGTAGCTGTAGCTTTAACAACATATGGCTCAGCTACTGCAATGATTATGTTTGCAGGTATGGTATTCAATATCTTAATTGCTCGTTTTACTCGATTCAAATATATCTTTTTAACAGGGCACCACACTCTATATATGGCGTGTATGATTGCGGTCATTTTATCAGTTGCTGGCTTTACAAGTTTGCCTCTTATCTTACTAGGAGGATTAGCACTCGGTATTATTATGAGTGTTTCCCCAGCATTTGTGCAAAAATATATGGTTCAATTAACTGGAAATGACAAGGTGGCTTTAGGTCATTTCAGTTCTTTGGGATATTGGTTGAGTGGTTTTACTGGTAGCCTTATCGGTGACAAATCAAAATCAACAGAGGACATTAAATTTCCAAAGAGTTTAGCTTTTTTACGTGATAGTACTGTTAGCATTACTTTATCCATGGCAATTATTTACATTATTGTAGCTATCTTTGCAGGGTCAGAGTATATAGAAAAAGAAATCAGTAGTGGTACAAGTGGTCTAGTTTATGCTTTACAATTAGCAGGTCAATTTGCAGCAGGGGTATTTGTTATTTTAGCAGGTGTTCGCCTTATTTTGGGTGAAATTGTTCCAGCCTTTAAAGGTATTTCAGAGCGTCTTGTACCTAATTCAAAACCTGCTTTGGATTGTCCGATTGTTTATACTTATGCACCCAATGCAGTTCTAATTGGATTTATCTCTAGTTTTGTTGGTGGTTTAGTAAGTATGGCAATTATGATTGCTTCAGGAACGGTTGTTATTTTACCAGGTGTTGTGCCTCATTTCTTCTGTGGAGCGACTGCAGGTGTTATTGGGAATGCATCTGGTGGTGTTCGTGGAGCTACTATTGGAGCATTTTTACAAGGTATTTTAATTAGTTTTCTTCCAGTCTTTTTAATGCCAGTTTTGGGAGGACTTGGTTTCCAAGGATCAACTTTCTCAGATGCAGATTTTGGTCTATCAGGAATTATTTTAGGAATGTTGAATCAGTTTGGTTCACAAGCAGGCATTGTTATTGGTCTTGTTCTTATTTTGGCAGTTATGTTTGGAGTATCCTTTATTAAAAAGCCATCTGCAAAGGAGGAATAA
- the ilvD gene encoding dihydroxy-acid dehydratase, with the protein MTELDKRHRSSIYDSMVKSPNRAMLRATGMTDKDFETPIVGVISTWAENTPCNIHLHDFGKLAKEGVKSAGAWPVQFGTITVADGIAMGTPGMRFSLTSRDIIADSIEAAMGGHNVDAFVAIGGCDKNMPGSMIAIANMDIPAIFAYGGTIAPGNLDGKDIDLVSVFEGIGKWNHGDMTAEEVKRLECNACPGPGGCGGMYTANTMATAIEVLGMSLPGSSSHPAESADKKEDIEAAGRAVVKMLELGLKPSDILTREAFEDAITVTMALGGSTNATLHLLAIAHAANVDLSLEDFNTIQERVPHLADLKPSGQYVFQDLYEVGGVPAVMRYLLANGFLHGDRITCTGKTVAENLADFADLTPGQKVIMPLENPKRADGPLIILNGNLAPDGAVAKVSGVKVRRHVGPAKVFDSEEDAIQAVLTDEIVDGDVVVVRFVGPKGGPGMPEMLSLSSMIVGKGQGDKVALLTDGRFSGGTYGLVVGHIAPEAQDGGPIAYLRTGDIVTVDQDTKEISMAVSEEELEKRKAETTLPPLYSRGVLGKYAHIVSSASRGAVTDFWNMDKSGKK; encoded by the coding sequence ATGACTGAATTAGATAAACGTCACCGCAGTAGCATTTATGACAGTATGGTAAAATCACCAAACCGTGCCATGCTTCGTGCGACTGGTATGACAGATAAGGACTTTGAGACACCGATTGTGGGAGTGATTTCGACTTGGGCGGAAAATACACCATGTAACATCCACTTGCATGATTTTGGGAAATTAGCCAAAGAAGGTGTCAAATCGGCAGGTGCTTGGCCTGTGCAGTTTGGGACTATTACTGTAGCGGACGGGATTGCCATGGGAACGCCTGGGATGCGTTTCTCTTTGACATCTCGTGATATCATTGCGGACTCAATCGAGGCGGCTATGGGTGGTCACAACGTGGATGCCTTCGTCGCTATCGGTGGTTGTGACAAGAACATGCCGGGTTCTATGATTGCCATTGCTAATATGGATATCCCAGCTATTTTCGCCTATGGTGGAACTATTGCACCGGGAAATCTTGATGGTAAAGATATTGACTTGGTTTCTGTCTTTGAGGGTATCGGAAAATGGAACCACGGTGACATGACAGCTGAGGAAGTGAAACGTCTCGAATGTAATGCCTGCCCTGGCCCTGGTGGCTGTGGTGGTATGTACACTGCTAATACCATGGCGACAGCTATCGAAGTTCTCGGTATGAGTTTGCCAGGGTCTTCCTCTCACCCAGCTGAATCAGCTGATAAGAAAGAAGACATCGAAGCAGCAGGACGTGCTGTTGTCAAGATGTTGGAACTTGGTCTCAAACCGTCAGATATTTTGACTCGTGAAGCCTTTGAAGATGCCATTACTGTGACTATGGCTCTCGGTGGTTCTACAAATGCCACTCTTCACTTGCTTGCCATTGCCCATGCTGCCAATGTTGACTTGTCACTTGAGGACTTCAATACGATTCAAGAGCGTGTGCCCCACTTGGCTGACTTGAAACCATCTGGTCAGTATGTCTTCCAAGACCTATACGAAGTCGGTGGTGTTCCTGCGGTTATGAGATATCTCTTGGCAAATGGTTTCCTTCATGGAGACCGCATCACATGTACTGGTAAGACAGTTGCTGAGAACTTAGCTGACTTTGCAGACCTCACACCAGGTCAAAAAGTCATTATGCCACTTGAAAATCCAAAACGTGCAGACGGTCCGCTTATCATCTTGAACGGGAACCTTGCCCCTGATGGTGCGGTTGCCAAGGTATCAGGTGTTAAAGTGCGTCGTCACGTTGGTCCAGCTAAGGTCTTTGACTCAGAAGAAGATGCGATTCAGGCCGTTCTGACAGATGAAATCGTTGATGGCGATGTAGTCGTTGTGCGTTTTGTTGGACCTAAAGGTGGTCCTGGTATGCCTGAGATGCTATCACTTTCATCAATGATCGTTGGTAAAGGTCAAGGAGACAAGGTTGCCCTCTTGACAGACGGACGTTTCTCTGGTGGTACTTATGGTCTGGTTGTTGGACATATCGCTCCTGAAGCTCAGGATGGTGGACCAATTGCCTACCTTCGTACAGGTGATATCGTTACGGTTGACCAAGATACCAAAGAAATTTCCATGGCCGTATCCGAAGAAGAACTTGAAAAACGCAAGGCAGAAACTACCTTGCCACCACTTTACAGTCGTGGTGTCCTCGGTAAATACGCCCACATCGTATCATCTGCTTCACGCGGAGCCGTGACAGACTTCTGGAATATGGACAAGTCAGGTAAAAAATAA
- a CDS encoding transketolase family protein, giving the protein MMRSTKELRHVYRDFLLEANQSYYDIVVLEADLSSSMATNNLEKDFGDRYVNVGIMEAEMVGLAAGLSIQGFRPYLHTFGPFASRRVFDQLFISLGYAQLDATVIGSDAGVTAEMNGGTHMPFEEIGLLRLIPKSIIFEATDDIQFREILNQTLELKGLKYIRTIRKAPEAVYQGGEDFSKGYIELRHGEDVVIVASGIMVAPSIRVADELSKLGYSVGVIDLFRIKPIPEQIKTMLSGKTIFTVENHNQIGGIGSALCELFSDDGITKIHRMGVQERFGQVGKMDYLLNEYGLSESNIKEKVLAFYNAR; this is encoded by the coding sequence ATGATGAGAAGTACGAAAGAATTACGACATGTGTATAGAGATTTCCTTCTAGAAGCTAACCAAAGTTATTATGATATAGTAGTTTTAGAAGCAGACTTGTCAAGTTCGATGGCTACTAATAATCTTGAAAAGGACTTTGGAGACCGTTATGTGAATGTTGGGATCATGGAAGCAGAAATGGTCGGGCTTGCAGCAGGTTTATCTATTCAGGGGTTTAGACCTTATCTTCATACATTTGGCCCTTTTGCTTCACGAAGAGTATTTGATCAATTATTTATTTCTCTTGGGTACGCACAATTGGATGCCACTGTGATTGGCTCAGATGCAGGAGTAACGGCAGAGATGAATGGTGGAACACATATGCCATTTGAAGAAATTGGATTGTTACGTTTAATTCCTAAATCAATCATTTTTGAAGCAACTGATGATATCCAATTTCGTGAAATCTTGAACCAGACATTAGAATTAAAAGGACTAAAATATATTCGAACAATTAGAAAAGCTCCAGAGGCTGTATATCAAGGTGGAGAAGATTTTTCTAAAGGCTACATTGAGTTAAGACACGGTGAAGATGTTGTAATAGTTGCTTCTGGCATAATGGTTGCTCCAAGTATTCGAGTTGCGGATGAACTGTCTAAATTAGGTTATTCAGTAGGTGTGATAGATTTATTTAGAATCAAACCGATACCAGAACAGATAAAAACAATGTTAAGCGGAAAAACTATATTTACTGTAGAAAACCACAATCAGATAGGTGGAATTGGCAGTGCTTTATGTGAATTATTCTCTGATGATGGAATAACAAAAATTCATCGGATGGGTGTTCAAGAAAGATTCGGTCAAGTAGGGAAAATGGATTATCTTCTTAATGAGTATGGTTTGAGTGAATCGAATATAAAAGAGAAAGTTTTAGCGTTTTATAATGCAAGATAG